The DNA region CTCGCGCATCCAAGGCGGCACGCCCTCATCGAACGAGACGGTGCACAACACGCGGGTGCGGCCCATCTCGATGAGCACCGAGCCCGGGGTCATCTCCGTGAACCCCCTGTGCAGCTTCACCGGGCGCAACTCGGCTGCGCTCCGCCCTTCTCGCATCATCCCTCCAGATCAGATCTCGATGGTCGTGCCCGGCCTTGCCAACTCGGGCTCCCTCCCCCACGTCGCGCCTGCTTCAGCGATCGAGCGCTCGTGGCTCAGCGTAGGCGGGAGGTGTGTCAGGATCAGTCTCCCGACATCGGCCTCGGCCGCCATTCGGCCGGCTCCTTCGGCGGTCATGTGGAACTCGAAGGCGGACTCGCTCACCGGCCCCTGCATCGAGGCTTCGCACAGCAACACGTCTGCTCGATGGGCGAGCTCCGTCACCGCCGTGCTCTCGCCCGTGTCCCCCGTATACACGAGCGACCGACCGGCAGCCTCGAGGCGCGTGGCGATCGACGGCACCGAGTGGTTGGCGGAAGCGAACGTCAAGGACACGGCGCCGATCGCGACCCGGGTGCCGGTCTGGCAGGTCGTGAAGTCGAATGCCGACCAGAACCCGTGGGACGGCCCCGAGGCGACATACGATCCGAAGTGCTCGGCGGCACCAGACGGCACGAACACCGGGAGCCTCGTCGCCCCCGGACCGTGGGCGACGAAGTGGTAGAAGCCGAGGAAGTCGGTCGAGTGGTCCAGGTGGGTGTGGCTGATCACGATGGCGCTCAGCCGGCTCGGGTCGAAGATGTCGAGCAGAGCCATCAACGTGCCCGGTCCGGCGTCCAGCCAGATCGCCTCTTCGCCGTGCGTGACGAGGTAGCCGGATCCCGGGTTGCCGCGCACCGGGCTGCTCCCACTGCTGCCGAGGACGTGGAGGCGCATGTCAGGCGGTTGCCTCGTGGGGCGGCTCTGTCGTGACTGGGTCTCGCAGCTCCATCACGGTGGCGATCCTATTGGCGGCCATCGGGCTGTCCCGCAGTCCCAACCGGGGTCACCCGGCCGTCCCGTATCCTGAACCAGGCGACCACGGGAGCATCGAGGTCAACGAGGGAGACGACGACGTAGAGCCACTCGGGGTCGAGAGCCCTGGCGACGTCCGTGGAGGACGGATACGCGGAGCTCGACGGATGCGAGTGGAACGCCCCGCCGATCTCCCACCCGTTCCGCTCGGCGTGGCGCATCGCCATGAAGTGCTCGGCCGGATCGACGGTGAACCGATGCGCCGAGCGATCGACGTTCGTCAGGCAGTAGACCATCCGTATGGCTCGCGTGGAGTCCGTCGCCAGCAGGCCGCACGCCTCCTCCGGGTGGGTGAAGCGGGCGTGGGCGACCATGGCAGCCGTGATCTCATCCGCCCCGGGCGGCTCTCGTCCGCCGTCGAGGATGGTGGCGGCCTGTGCCTCGGTCGCCGCGTCGACGACGAGCCTGATCCTGTGGTCGGAGAAGAATCCGGGACTCAGACCACCCTCGTCGTCTGCGACGATCATGCTCCTCAGGCCGGCATCGGCGAGCCGCGCCGCCGCCACCTCTGCGTCGCCTCGGTAGAGATACCTTCCGACGGTCACCAGCTCATCCACCGGTCCGAGCGTACCGGTGACCCGAGCACACTCACCGTCCTCGGGTCGGCCGATGCCGCCGCCAGGCACCGCCTCACCTCGGCACCGGCTCCCTGACGATCGGCTGCGTCATACAGCGACTCCCACCCCTCCCCCGGCACAGCTCGGACGAGTCGAGCTCGAGGACCTCGACTCCGGCGTCCACGAGCCGCCGGTTCGTCTCGACGTTGCGCGTATAGGCGACGACGAGACCCGGCTCGAGGGCGAGCGTGTTGTTGCCGTCGTCCCATTGCTCCCGCAGCATCCCGATGGCGTCCCCGCCCGTTGGGATGAACACGAGGTCGGCGCGCTCGAATGTGTCGTACAGCGAGGTGGCCAGGTCGTGAACGTGCTCGACCTGCAGCCGCGGTCCCATCCCCGGGGTGATGACGTGGACGTCGACCCTCTCGAGCATCCCGGGGAACACGTTGAACTTGTCGACGTCCACCATCGTGAACACCGTGTCGAGGTGCATGACCGATCGGTCGCGCTTGAGGTGCACGGCGATGACGCGCCGGATGGTGGACTGCGCGAAGAGGCGCTGCGCCAGGATCTCGACCGCAGCCGGAGCGGTGCGCTCGCCGATGCCGACCATGAGGGTGTCGTCGGTCAGGACGAGCACGTCGCCGCCCTCGATCGTCGCCGGGTATGCGTCGCCCGGCTCCTTTCCGAACCACACGGGGAATCGCACGTCACGAAAGCGCGGGTGGTGGCGGTAGATCATCCGCATGTACTCGGACTCGCGGGAGCGGGCGGGCGTGGCGAGCACGTTCATGCACAGTCCGCCCCTTATCCAGGCGGCGTTGTCCCTCATGAAGAGCAGGTTCGGGAGGGGACGCAGGACGTATGCCAGGCTGTCGGCCATGAGGTCCGCGAAAACGGACTCGACATCCCAGTCGACGAGCTCGCGATGCATGATCCCGCCGATCAGCAGGTCGACGACGGCTCTC from Acidimicrobiia bacterium includes:
- a CDS encoding MBL fold metallo-hydrolase; the encoded protein is MRLHVLGSSGSSPVRGNPGSGYLVTHGEEAIWLDAGPGTLMALLDIFDPSRLSAIVISHTHLDHSTDFLGFYHFVAHGPGATRLPVFVPSGAAEHFGSYVASGPSHGFWSAFDFTTCQTGTRVAIGAVSLTFASANHSVPSIATRLEAAGRSLVYTGDTGESTAVTELAHRADVLLCEASMQGPVSESAFEFHMTAEGAGRMAAEADVGRLILTHLPPTLSHERSIAEAGATWGREPELARPGTTIEI
- a CDS encoding M67 family metallopeptidase; its protein translation is MDELVTVGRYLYRGDAEVAAARLADAGLRSMIVADDEGGLSPGFFSDHRIRLVVDAATEAQAATILDGGREPPGADEITAAMVAHARFTHPEEACGLLATDSTRAIRMVYCLTNVDRSAHRFTVDPAEHFMAMRHAERNGWEIGGAFHSHPSSSAYPSSTDVARALDPEWLYVVVSLVDLDAPVVAWFRIRDGRVTPVGTAGQPDGRQ
- a CDS encoding arginine deiminase, whose translation is MTSPDVSSEIGKLKQVLVHRPGVAIARLTPENKEALLFDDLLWVSRAQREHDDFVAMMEERGTEVLYFDKLLGEVLDDAGARDEVLRLAFNPAQCGPHVATELVSALADAPTRAVVDLLIGGIMHRELVDWDVESVFADLMADSLAYVLRPLPNLLFMRDNAAWIRGGLCMNVLATPARSRESEYMRMIYRHHPRFRDVRFPVWFGKEPGDAYPATIEGGDVLVLTDDTLMVGIGERTAPAAVEILAQRLFAQSTIRRVIAVHLKRDRSVMHLDTVFTMVDVDKFNVFPGMLERVDVHVITPGMGPRLQVEHVHDLATSLYDTFERADLVFIPTGGDAIGMLREQWDDGNNTLALEPGLVVAYTRNVETNRRLVDAGVEVLELDSSELCRGRGGSRCMTQPIVREPVPR